A window of the Microplitis mediator isolate UGA2020A chromosome 5, iyMicMedi2.1, whole genome shotgun sequence genome harbors these coding sequences:
- the LOC130668621 gene encoding uncharacterized protein PF3D7_0210200-like — MRSLEFIIFVNNANFCHRIYDNKSKREIDNNFFESSIYKTRIITTDNNDTVDNLINDYFDSNNNSLLTFKNLSLIDQFNILDNIHKDIIIDIYFNSLFKLLKLSKHQKSLIRNELLINLKPGDIINVNDLLEHNKSHINVDSPLVDIKNYSLIPMVSYIYTDCLENEKIDESKNKKFNKFLYDHVDIFDKIVQQKYYGVDRKYLNNNYKCLKITLCNVFNVLELKNPVVSVNEDKSYRKNYIFNNNNNDIIRYKNSNATHYITKAEKGNCLFQAFMYPVASNVDAKMNHENIESLLNFVRMGKIISASNNRSLENWMENFIHNHPLTLDSSLGLINFIENKIDLFSVWNKLYNNQALIYLRLRPLN, encoded by the exons ATGAGATCGTTGGAATTCATC aTATTTGTCAATAATGCAAATTTTTGCCATcgaatttatgataataaatcgAAACgagaaattgataataattttttcgaatcatCTATTTACAAAACTCGCATAATAACAACTGACAATAATGATACTGTTGATAATTTGATTAATGATTATTTCGATAGCAATAACAATTCTCTtttaactttcaaaaatttatcattaattgatcaattcaatattttagataatattcacaaagatattattattgatatttactttaattcactattcaaattattaaaattatctaaacaccaaaaatcactaatccGTAATGAATTGTTAATCAATCTAAAACCAGGGGATATAATAAACGTCAATGACTTACTCGAGCATAATAAATCACATATAAATGTTGATAGCCCATtagttgatataaaaaattactcattaatTCCGATGGtttcttatatttatactgattgtttagaaaatgaaaaaattgacgaatctaaaaataagaaatttaataaatttttatatgatcatgtagatatatttgataaaatagtacagcaaaaatattatggagttgatcgtaaatatttgaataataattacaagtgtttaaaaataacactCTGTAATGTATTTAATgtacttgaattaaaaaatccggTAGTTAGTGTAAATGAAGACAAGAGTtatcgtaaaaattacatatttaataataataataatgatattatacGATACAAGAATAGTAATGCAACCCATTATATTACTAAAGCAGAAAAAGGCAATTGCTTGTTTCAG GCATTTATGTATCCTGTTGCTAGCAATGTAGATGCAAAAATGAATCATGAAAATATAGAATCGTTGTTAAACTTTGTACGAATGGGTAAAATAATATCTGCGAGTAATAACCGTTCATTAGAAAACTGGAtggaaaatttcatacataatCATCCTTTGACTCTTGATTCTTCTTTAGgactcattaattttattgagaataaaatagatttattttctGTTTGGAATAAACTTTATAACAATCAAGCATTGATTTATCTTCGATTACGTCCCTTGAATTGA